From the Vicinamibacterales bacterium genome, the window GAAATCGTGTAGCGCCACTGCCGCCCGGGCTTCCAGGTCGCGCCGCTCGGCTCAAACTCGATCAGGCGGCCCTCGCCGCCGCGCGCGGACGTGGTGACGGCGTGCTCCGCCAGCGGTTGTTCTAGACCGGCGATCAGGCGGCCGCCCGGCGTGCGCGTCAGGCTCTCGAACCCCTGGTTGTCGCGGACACCGGTCCGGCCATCGACGCTGATCTGGAATTCCTTCGGGTAGCCGATCACGCCGGTGACCACACCATCTCGCGTCACCTGGAGAATGGCCGGCTGCCACACGCCGTCCCTGGTCAGGTGGCCTTCCTCGCCCATCAGGAAGGTGCCGTCCGGCAGTGCGGTGATGGCCTCGAGGTCCGCCTGCGTCGCAATCCGATCGACCACGCCTGGGCCGGCGCTCAGCGCCTGGACGCGGGTCGGCGACACCTCGAACCGTCCGCCGGTCAGCGTCACGGACAGCCACGCCACGCGCGAGCCCTCGCGGTCGTCAATCACGCTCAGCCACTGTCCGCTTGTCGCATCGAGCACGAGGCCCGACAGGCTGCCGAATCTCTGGCTCCCAGCAATCCGCGGATTAGGAGCGCCGGACGGCCGCGTGAACTCGCCCATCCACGTCAGCAGCGGCGGGAAGCCGGCGATCGGCGTGCCGGGACCCGCTGGGGCTGACCGCGACGCGGCGCAGGCTGACGTCGTCACGATCACGAGCATTGCGATCACCGCGGCCCGCAGCCGCGGCCACCAGGAGCCCAACCGGTCAGTAGTCATCCGTCCACATGGTAAGCTCGTCCGCGCGTGTGTTCTTGTAGAGTCTCGATAGTTCTTTTCTGCCTTCTCGGTCTCCCGGCAACCTCCCAGGCACAGTCCCCCTCGGCACCGACGGCGCAGGCGCTGAAGACCACGGCGCCGCCGAAACTCGATGGGCGCCTTGACGATCCGATCTGGCAGAAGGCCGCCGTGATCAGCGGCTTCAGGCAGCGCGAGCCGGACCAGGGCGCCGACGCCAGTGAAGCCACCACGGTCCGGATCGCCTACGACCAGGCCCACCTCTACATCGGCGCCATCATGACCGACAGCGTGCCGGCCGAGATCCGCGCTTCGGAGCTGCGCCGCGACAACACGCTCGAGAGCGACGACACCTTTTCGGTGCTGCTCGACACCTACCACGATCACCGCAACGCGTTCGTGTTCCGCGTCAACCCGGGCGGCACCCGCTTCGACGCGCTGGTCCGCAACGAGGCGCGCTTCTACTACGCCGACTGGGACGAGCAGTGGACCGCCGCCGCCGTGCTCACCGACACCGGCTGGTCGGTGGAGATTGCCATCCCCTTCAAGATCCTGCGCTTCACCGGCGCCGCGTCGCAGGCGTGGGGCCTCAACTTCGAGCGCGTGATCAAGCGCCGCAACGAGATGTCCTACTGGGCGGGATGGGGCCGCAACTTCGCGTTCCAGAACGTCTCGCAGGCCGGGCAGCTCAACGGGCTCGCCGACATCAAGCAGGCGGAGCGCATCCGCCTGCGCCCGTACTTCCTCGGCGGCGCCGAGTCGCTCGACGCCGTCGCGGTGCCGGTGTCCCGGCGCCGCATCACGGACCTCGGCATCGACGACCTGAAGTGGCAGGCCACGTCGACCCTGACCGCCGACCTGGCGGTGAACCCTGACTTCGCGCAGACCGAAGTGGATGCGCAGCAGGTCAACCTCACCCGCTTCAGCCTGTTCTTCCCCGAGAAGCGCCAGTTCTTCGTCGAGGGCGCCGACTCGTTGCGAATGGGCGTGGGCCTGCTCCACTTCGGGCCGCCGCCCCTCGAGTTGTTCTACAGCCGCAACATCGGCCTCTCGAACCAGGGCACGCCCATCACCATCCCGGTGGGCGGCAAGCTCACCGGTAAGGTCGGGGGATTCGATGTCGGCGTGCTGAACGCGCAGACCGACGACACCGGCCGCCAGGCCGGCGAGAACTACACGGTGGGACGCGTGCGCAAGGAGATCCTCGGCCGCTCCTACGTCGGCGCCATGGTCACCAACCGGCAAGGCGGCGGGTTGCGCAACACGGTGCTGGGCGCGGATGCGCGGTTCACGTTCTTCAACAACCTGAATGTGATGGGACTCGCCGCGCGATCGGAAGACCGCGGCAAGCCGGCGCAGTGGGCCACGCAACTGGGCGCCGAGTGGCGCGACGACTTCGTCGAGGCGGGCGCCAACTACATCGACATCGACCCGGGCTTCAACCCGGGCATCGGCTACGTGCGCGCGCGCGAGCGGCTGATCGGCGTGCGCGGGTCGCTCAAGCCGCGGCCGAAACGCTGGCGCATCCGCCAGTTCGAGCTGACCCCGAGCACCGTGTGGTACCACGACCACGAGCGCGTGCTCAGGAGCCGCGAGAGCAACTTCACCTTCGCCACCGCGTTTGAAACCGGCGACCGCATCGAGATCGTGCCGTTCGACAGCTTCGAGCGCGTGGTGCGTCCCTTCAACATCGGCCCCGGCGTGGTGCTGCCGGTCGGCACCTACGACTGGAGCGGGCTCACGGTGAACCTCCGGTCGTACAACGGCCGCAAGGTCAGCGGCAACGTGTCGCTCAGCGCCGGCAATTTCTACGACGGCACCAAGAAGACCGTGACGCTGGCCGGCGACCTGCGGCCGAACAAGATGCTGTCGATCAACCCGAGCTACCAGATCAACGACGTCCAGCTGTCGCCCGGGTCGTTTGTCACCCACCTGTTTGGCCTGCGGGCCAACGTGTCGTTCTCGACCAACCTGCTGACCTCGGCGTTTGCGCAATACAACAGCGCCGGCCAGCTGGCCGCGACGCAGGTGCGCGTGAACTACATCTTCCGGACCATCGACAACGTGTTCCTGGTCTACAACGAGACGCGCTACACGGACGGCGCCTTCGACGGCCGCGCCAACAAGTCGCTGGTGCTCAAGGTCACCTATTCCGTCCATCGGTAGGCGGATTTCGGCCAGATCTCGAAGGTTCGACCGCTGGCGACTCGTGTTTTTGAGCCGTTCCGCGCGAAAAATAAGGAAAAACTAAGGTCGCAATTGTTTGTGCAAGCAGGTGGGCTGGCTTACACTTACCGGTCTTTGTTCCATCTGAACGTCCTTGTAGTCCGCCTGAGTAGTTCCCTGGGTAACTGAATAGCCACAGCTTTTGGAGGCGGTCTCATGCGCCGGTTCGCTCCCCTTGCGCCGCGACGTAATGCGTACGTGCGTCTAGTTCTCGGTGCCTGCTTCGCCATCGGTTTGGCGATGTCCACCATCCAGGCCCAGATTCCCGGCCGCAACGTCAACATGGTGTCGGGCACCAAGTGGCCCGACGGCGACCCCTACCTCCAGCGCCAGAACGAACCGTCCGTGGCCGTCTCCACCAGGAACCCGCTGCACCTGCTGGCGGGCGCCAACGACTACCGCACGGTCGATCTGCCGTTTGTGAATGGGGCGGATGAGACGGGCGACGCCTGGCTCGGGCTCTTCAAGTCTTTCGACGGCGGTCAACGCTGGCGGACGACGCTGCTGCCAGGGTATCCGCAGGACACCTCGACCGAAGGCATGACCTCACCGCTTTACGGCTATCAGGCCGGGGCCGACCCCGTCGTGCGGGCGGGCACCAACGGTCTTTTCTATTACGCAGGACTGGCCTTCGACCGCGGAGAAGGCGGGCGAAGCGCCGTCTTCGTCGCG encodes:
- a CDS encoding esterase-like activity of phytase family protein encodes the protein MTTDRLGSWWPRLRAAVIAMLVIVTTSACAASRSAPAGPGTPIAGFPPLLTWMGEFTRPSGAPNPRIAGSQRFGSLSGLVLDATSGQWLSVIDDREGSRVAWLSVTLTGGRFEVSPTRVQALSAGPGVVDRIATQADLEAITALPDGTFLMGEEGHLTRDGVWQPAILQVTRDGVVTGVIGYPKEFQISVDGRTGVRDNQGFESLTRTPGGRLIAGLEQPLAEHAVTTSARGGEGRLIEFEPSGATWKPGRQWRYTISPTPKVDGFPDICSDGENGLVELLAISETTLIALERACLMNAAGTVPANAIQLFSVTLSGNTARKTLLLDLSTLAPKLSPALAHLENFEGLAFGPTAGGLRTLLVMSDDNFRPTQKTSFLLFGMR
- a CDS encoding DUF5916 domain-containing protein, whose protein sequence is MCSCRVSIVLFCLLGLPATSQAQSPSAPTAQALKTTAPPKLDGRLDDPIWQKAAVISGFRQREPDQGADASEATTVRIAYDQAHLYIGAIMTDSVPAEIRASELRRDNTLESDDTFSVLLDTYHDHRNAFVFRVNPGGTRFDALVRNEARFYYADWDEQWTAAAVLTDTGWSVEIAIPFKILRFTGAASQAWGLNFERVIKRRNEMSYWAGWGRNFAFQNVSQAGQLNGLADIKQAERIRLRPYFLGGAESLDAVAVPVSRRRITDLGIDDLKWQATSTLTADLAVNPDFAQTEVDAQQVNLTRFSLFFPEKRQFFVEGADSLRMGVGLLHFGPPPLELFYSRNIGLSNQGTPITIPVGGKLTGKVGGFDVGVLNAQTDDTGRQAGENYTVGRVRKEILGRSYVGAMVTNRQGGGLRNTVLGADARFTFFNNLNVMGLAARSEDRGKPAQWATQLGAEWRDDFVEAGANYIDIDPGFNPGIGYVRARERLIGVRGSLKPRPKRWRIRQFELTPSTVWYHDHERVLRSRESNFTFATAFETGDRIEIVPFDSFERVVRPFNIGPGVVLPVGTYDWSGLTVNLRSYNGRKVSGNVSLSAGNFYDGTKKTVTLAGDLRPNKMLSINPSYQINDVQLSPGSFVTHLFGLRANVSFSTNLLTSAFAQYNSAGQLAATQVRVNYIFRTIDNVFLVYNETRYTDGAFDGRANKSLVLKVTYSVHR